CTTATTGGTCCTCAAGCCACATCCTCTACCTTCTGTTTCTATTGGATACTAATTACACATGTGGCTCCAAAGACTAAGCTCAAGTTGCAAGAGGTGGTGATAAAAAATTGTGATGATAAATACAAGGGTTAGTTAATGCATGACTTCTTCTAATGTATCATCCTTCTCCTATATAGGTGAGCTCACCTAATAAGCCTGAAcccaattctttcttcaataggCTTCTAGTCAAGAGGTGTCTTTCCAGCTATGTAGAAAGCCTAAGTTGACAAGTCATATGCCGAAAGGGATCAACAATTAGGTTGAGGTTAAGGGGTAAAGATTTACAGTGCCTGAGAGACCAAAGACTCGGTTCCTAAGATGCCCAGCAAACTTGGGCTCGGGCAGCCTTTGCCTTCATTTCATGAAGAGCATGAGATCACCTCTTAGATTAAGCAAATTATTTGGTACCCAAGAGTTTTCTCCCAAAGGGCTCTCGCACAGAATTTTCCAGAACTTGTTTAAGGATAACTAGACAGTAGCAGATAATGTAACCATAAGAACTAGGTGTTCTGAGATACTAGGGACAACTGAACATTCATAATTCCAAATTAATCGAATGACTTTATCATTTCTTTGCAATCAGATTCTTTTCTAACTATtcttctccaaaaaaaaaaggaagcacaAGAACTAGCGTCCTTGTAAATGACCTTCATATGACACAAATGAATTCGCAGCGCGATGCCTTTGCCATCATGGTAAGCCAAGTAACTGGCCTACAGGTAGCAGTAACAGCTGTGGCATCCTCAGCTGCATTCAATGTTAATACTACATATCCTTTCTTAAAGCAAAGGACATAACAACCACAAtgaatttaacttaaactacaATTGACAATTTCTTGTGGCCTTTTATTTTAGACAGTTCAAACAATGTTTTCTGATATTCAGCTATCCATATCGTCAATGGTAAATGAAGGAAAAACATGATCTGATAGTCGAGCTAGATACTTACCCATGAGGCTCTGGATTTCGTACTTTTAGAAGCTTTAACCAGTTGAACTTTCGCTTGTTTTGTCGCAGCTGAGGAATTCTCGATGTTTGATTGAATATCATCTGTAATGTTGAAAGATGTGATCATATAAAAACCAAAGTAAAAACATCAACAGAGCCAGGAGAAATTTAGCACAGGAAACCAGATAGCTTCAAGTTATTTTGGCATCTTACCAATTACCACGCCCTGCTCATGAACTAAAACAGCAAGGTCCCTGAATATTTCATTCGCTTGTCCAATTTGGTCCTCTACTTCTCTTATACCTTGGTCTCTTTCATCAATCATAGCCTCATTGAAAGAAATTTCATTGTCTAAAAGCACCACCTCCTGCCTGAAATAGAAGTACTGATATTATTTTATCATAGACATGGTTTTAAAACACTCGACTTTTGTCTTCCATTTCATTAGAATGAAGTTTAATCATGTTCAGCCAATGAGATGCCAGAATAAAAGCCGAAAAATGACCACATTGAGCTTCCAAGGCTCTGTTGCATTGAGCAGACAACAGAACAGACACACTTTGCAAGTAACATAGATTACAGAGGGCAGATTGCATTGATCACTCCAAGCATGAATACTACTACTCGAAAGATTGCCGAAGAATATAATGTGCACTGCATGTAATGCCCAACGTGGAACAAGCTATCAAACAAGACTCAATGGAAATGGCGTTCCAAACCTACACCAACCTCAGCTAATCAACATTAAAGTAATTTGGCAGAATGTCGAATTGCCTACCTCCTCTGACCCATAAGAAAAGGTTGGTACTCTTGGTCCATTCTAGAAGCCACTTCCTCATCAGACCCGGAACTGTTTCACGAAAAGCAGTCGACAAAACCCAATAAGTCAAAACATAAACCCACGGAATCCGAGAAAAGCGacgaagaaaaaaggaaacgaaCAAGCCATCATCTTTTCCCCATCAATCAAGCCCAACAATCCCAACAGACGACGTACGGTTTcgcggaggagggaggagggccGGAGGGAGCATAAGTCGACTCGCGCTCCGCCGCGAGCTGCTGCACTTTCTGGAACTCCTGCAATGTGGTCTGGAAATCCCTCGCGAGCTTCGCATCTTCTATCTTCTTGCTCGGCTGAAGAGAAAACGCGAAAACGCACACGGATTGATTCAATCGAACTCCACAACCTCACGAGAGACGAAATTCGCACCGGATCACGAAGCGAAAACAAACACCAGGGGGGAGAAAAAAGGCCGGCTCGCGAATCGAAAAGTTCAAGAAGCGGAAGCGATCGTACATTGACTCCGGAGTCGTGATCGGATTCGCTCAGCGCCTTGAGCTTCGCCGAGGTGTCCTTCACCAGCTGCAGTATCCTCTGCCTCGCGTTGTGCCTGCGACGGAAAAACTCTCCGGTGAGCATTGCCTTCgacacacagagagagaagggggacgGGGGTGGAGCGAGGCGCACAGTTTCTGGCGGTGATCGGGGGTGTCCTTGGCGGTGCCGATGCCGTCGACGAGGCGGCGGAATCCGGCGACGGCGGTGTTGATCTGGAAGATCCCGGCGGCCACCGATTGCGAGGGGCTCTGCGATCGGGAAGGGGCCGGCCGGGCGCCGTTCTGGACGTCTTGGAAGCTCATTCTCCCGCCGTCTCCGACCTTCGAGCTTGCAGGATCGCGGCCGCGAGTGGAAGTTGCAGTCACGTTCGCGagcagagacagagagagagagagaagagagagggagggagaaggtGGTGTGGTGGGTGTGGATTGGAGTACACTTTTTTGCTGCTTCCAGGTGACGTAAAAGGTGGACAAGGAGACAAGTGTTCCGCTATCCTGACTGGAAATAGCAAAAATTGTTCTTCCCTTTTGTggtatttccttttctttttttttttttttggtaaaggatatttccttttcttgttcctCTTTAGGTAACATGAAAATTcgtagttattttattttttatttttatttttttttgttaggaagATGATATTAATCCATTAGGAAATCGTCTGACCGTTGAAATGGTTTGAAGGGATATATACTCCGATTAGAAATAAGGCTTTTATGGTAGGATTTGGCAACATGGTCcgcttttttatttgtttctctaTTGCAATGGGATTTCTTAATAAGTAGACTTACCTCCCACTAGAATCGATTTACGTTAGTTAGACACCCTATCAAATCATATTGATTCGGGTCTAATTTCGAAGTAGCTTCTTACCTTAATCAAAAGTATTCTAGGGTGCAAAACCATTGATGGGAAGATCCAAGTTATCACGATACACGCACGCTATGGCAACTTCGTTTTTTTCCCAACAATGTGAAAATTCATGCTAGAAAGAGTTAAGTCTTAAgggtttttataattttaaagtgTGATTAATTATGTTAGGGATGGATCTAGTGTAAATAATTTCAATTACTAATTGACATTTGAcattataatttctttgtgAAATGGCTCAATTTTACATGGGCTTTACATATAGATGAGGCCTAAGAATGTCAGCACATCTAGGGTATGTAACGCGCTCATACAAGTAGTTGAGTCGCCATGAAATCGTAGGCCAATATCATGTAACTGGATCACGAAGATTTGGTAAGATATTCATGGTTATTCAATCTTAAATGTATTGATTGGGATCAAATGCAATCTATTTTTGAAAGTATGTCTTATCCATaataaggaaaatcaaatcCCTTAATTAATCCCGAAATATGGTATGACAAGTGTGCCAAGAGAGGAAGCATGCACAATTATcaaaaactcttcttcttcttcttcttcttcaactttcaaCTGTTACGATGGGCACAAAACATTGTTTGATAAAACTCACCGTTACGATGGTTCATTGATATTAAATCAAATAGTGGAAGCTTTAATAGAAGGTTTTGATTTAATGTCGCGCAccctaccttttctttttcttttttgctaaaaGCGTGCCCTATCTTTTTATTAGACTTATAAAGTCGGTCTGTTCTTAACGACATGAGCCCACCACTATAAGCCAAGTGTACTTGTGACATATGAATAGATAGAGTTAGTTAATTCGACACCCTGGTTTTGCCATACGGCAACATTTCTTTATTTACCATAGCATGTGGAGGAGCATAAATATGTTGGTTTCATTCAACTTAGCTTCATAATTTATCATTTACGAATCGCAATAAATTTCTCTCttatatagaaaaagaaaaaagatataaGTTCACAATAAATTGAAACCATTACTTACAAGCAATACAGAACGAGCTCAAGGGCAATTTTGTATACTTTCTTCTTTCCCATATGCCCAGATCAGAGatcaaaatattgaaaatgggCTACTTGGACCCTTTTTCCTTCACCAAATACCATAACATCCCGCAAAAGAAAACCACCCCCCCCCCCCTATTTTTGGTGAGGGGAATACAACTTTAGATATGATTACTTTTGTGAGTATTTGGCTTAGTGCAAAATTTGTATATTGTACACCTAGAAAATGCGACAGGTTTGCATAGTTTGTTTGCTATCCGATAAAAACttcgaaaaaaatgaaaaaaaaaaaaaattgtgagcCAAACGGTCCAATCTTTCTTAATGCTTCTTTCTCTCAAGCTCAACCTTCCTCGTCCGGCCAGCCAGCTGTGCAGCCGTGTTGTGAGCCTAGAACAAGCAGGCTGCAATATTTGGACACACTAGCAGTCGGTTGCGAGCCAAGATCGAGCAGCAACAGTCATTTTTATCCCTCGACAGTTGTCCCGCTAGCCTGTCGATGTTCTCAAGATCAAAAATTCAACTTGCAACTCCTGGTGACATTCAAGTTGATGGATCCATGTTGCTCCACTCTTAAGTTCCCACAGCTTCCTAAGGATTGGGCATCACTTGGCGGCCCATACCCAAAATCCATTGGGAATTAAAGAAGAGTACCTCGCTTATGATGTGACTGAAGAAGTAAGGCGTAGGACATTTTCCGATCGATGGAATCGAACTTTGATTCGATTCGATTGGACCTAATTGAAGAACAGCCAATGAAGTCCGACAGAAACTAATGAAAGTTTCAAAAAGAGAGGGCTTCACCTTCACAGGGGAAGGGGAAAGTAGGGGAAGAGAGTTAAAAGAGGGTCCTTTGCCTTCATCTCTCTAAGATCCAGCCGGGAAAGGGTATGTTTCCCGAGGGTTAGCACGTGTTTGTGTGCATGTGTAGATGCGCAGGTATAAGTGTGCGATGCATTCGTGTACATGTCTCAAGATCCACAAAAAGGGCACAACAAGGCAAGGTGGCAACACAAAAGCAAGGATTAGAGATGTCAAAATGAGTCTTAAATCTATATGTggcccatttaaatcataaatgagtcatatacTTATAGAGGCCATTTACATTTTGAAGAgactagttaaatgggtttaaaaatttaaaatttaaaataaacaagTCTTAAATAGGTTAGacttagaacccattttcaacccaagCCTTACACTCTCTCCTTCCGTCTTTAActttatcaaaatattttttataaaaatcgaaattataattatttttttaatttcatttttcttttcttttttttttttttctttcttcttcctccttaatCCTTCCTTGGCCGGTGGCCAGCATGGTGATGGCGGCAACTAGCCAGGCAAGGCTCGAACTCACTAGCCTTAGGTGAGCTCGAGGTCGTCGATGACTaacaaggctcgagcctcgccaatctAACGAGCCTCAACCTCATCGGCATCAAGCAAGCTTGAGCCCCCTTGTGGCCAGTCACCTGCCGTCATTGTGGCCAACGattagccaaagaagaagaaaaagaaaaagaaataattaaaaactatattctttaaaaaataaaaataattataattttgattttaaaaaataatttaaaaaagaaaatattaaaaggagTTAAGGAggaaaatttaatcatattttccataccaaatgacaaaaaaatactttctaatttattttcagagTTGAggcaaaagccaaaaaatattgtaattttcctaaaaaatacttcttggaaaatatttaagaaacaAACGAAggcttatttaataaaaattataaaaattatcaccaaatttgtattgcatgaaagtgttttagtaataccatttttaaaatatatatatcataagaaataaactttcttaagtttaattaaatgggtcaagTATGGGTTGGGATTGAGTCAGATTAGGTATGggtgaaaaattttgcattacGATAAATGAATTGTAAATGGGTGAAATGGGTAGACtagggtcggaccatttatgactcGACCTAGACTCGACCTGATCTACACATTTGACAAATCTAGCAAGAGTGTCTCGAGCTTCACTTATGGCGAGTGACCTTTGTCGATCTCAACAATGACTAGCAaaaggaaatacaaaaaaaaaaaattgccgcAAGTAGTTTGCAAATCGGCTAAAAGACTCCATAACTGCTTCCTCTACCGCTACGGCGAAAGCCCGTCTAAGAATATAGATAGAATTGAGTACCTAGAGAGAACTAATGCAATGAATGTATGGACCATTTTTAAAAGAGCACCTAAAAATTTTCATGGATTCGAGCTAGCACCGAGGGACGGGTCATCAGTACTTTGCGGCATATACTCAAGCTTCACTCCGGTTTCCAAAACCAAGATTTTATAGAGCACCAATGAAGCACCGGTCATAGCAGCACAAAATCGCCTACAGGAGACATTTTGTGCTGAGGAGAGGAAATACCATGTTATGCTGCTAAGGCATAGGTCTACTCACCTATTACCTGTCTCTTCACAAGCAAAAGGATGAATTTTGTTTGAAAAGGAGGGCACAGCAACATCCAAATACATGCTACACGTTCGGGCATAACAACACTTGTCGTGAAACAGAACCACCGTATGACTCCAGCGGTTCCCACCatcaagaatttcaaaactCGACCAGGTTTCTGAATGCatagtttttccttttataagcACATTTTGTTTGTATAATCCAGGATTTGCGAACAGAACAATACAAATGCTTCCAGGGATTGGGTAGGACATGTTAATATCAAGTTGCCTGCTTTAAATCAATCTATAAGACataataaaaggaaatcaaTTAGCCAGATGAAGAGAAGGCTTAAACTTTTTGTGTCCAGCTATACAATCTGAAAGCAGCCCAAGTATACTCCCCTAAAAAGGCCTGCATCTAGAAACCTAATAACTGAAAACTGAAGATTGATGCCATATAACAAGCAGGATTCACTCTTCTTTACCAACCACTAAGTGTATCTTTAAGTCACAGTTTAACTCTCCCTCATCTTATgcgaccaaaaagaaagaacgaaagCTCCAACCTCCAGTCTAATGTATACCCTTCCCCAAAGGCAGTCAACAGAGCCTATCAATCCCTCCCCACCAGAAAGAGAATCTTGCGTCCCAGCAGAGAAAATAAGCATCCTTGAGGCTCTAGACATAATATATCATGCCAACTTCAATAAGACTGATGTGAGGAATGTTTAGTGCAACAGAAGGGCCTCTGCAATTTTTTCGGAGAAATGAATATCCAATGTCAATCACCAGCTTTTTCAAGAATGATGATGATCTCCTTGCCTTCACATATGAATGACCCATTATATAAGCAACCCCTGCGTCTTTTGCCTGGATCAGATCCACCAATTCAGCCCTGACAGCTGGGTCCATCCCTGGATTTGGTGGTAACTGAAACCTCACTTGACGCCTCCTGACCTGAGGGTTCTCGCTCTCATATGCAGATCGCAAGCTTTGAAGCGTCGATGATTTGCTGCTCTGGATGGAGAGATCAAATTCCTCTACCTCAGATACTATTAAGCTTGCAGTTGATTGGACAGTCCTGGTGCTTATAACAGCCATCCTACCGTCCAGAGATGAAGTCTCAGAGCTCGAGAATTGGGGTTCTACAGCTTCCATCTGAATGAATTCTGCAATGCTCTGTATGAGCTGATTCTCAAAATCTCCATCATCGCGTTGAATGTCTTTATACCCATATCTGACAATGCATCTGTACATACGATAAGGTCTAGGACAAACACGACCAATCAGGAAGCGTTCTTCAGGTGAGACGTACGGCACCGGCACTGATTTCACACAAACAAATACAAGCACCTGATGGAACGCGGGGAGATTTGTTACGAAATGGGAAAAGATTGCAGGTACTCCTGTCGCCAGTTCCGAGTATATGAGGCCTATTCCTGGCACACGCACAATACCAAGGCTTGGGCCCAAGCCAAGCAACCATTTTAATGACACTTTATTATGCAGGTCGTAATTGTACTTCTTGCGGGTTCCATAATGCCACACAAACATGACAATCATGAAAACACAAGAGAGAACAATAGGGACCCATCCTCCCTGGGGCACTTTCATAAACGCCGCAGACAAGTAGACACCCTCGATGATccagaagaagagaagaaaaactgCAGCCACTACAACGCTTTTTTGCCAGACAAACACGATGACAAGTGCCATGAGAAAAGTTGTGATGAACATAACTGTCATGCACGTAAGTCctgaaaaccaaaattgaagTGGATAATTAAAACCAACGACAACTGCTCATTATAATTGAGATGAAAACAAATCATAACAGCTTCAGAATCAATATACCAAACTCTTTCACCTAAAGATGATTAGAGATCTCTTTTCTAGGTACAGAATTAGGGAGTGGATACAGATATGAGCATAGATTATGCAGGAAGGTCTAACAGACGAAAAAGCATCGAAGAATGTGAGGCCCTTGTGCTACAGAATGCTGGAAGACAACATACTTGACTATCTTGGTATGGCAGAGAACCTATCGTCGCAACTTGACCTAGTCACTTCCTGGGAACAATGGGAAAGCTTACCAGCACACTAGGTCTCCTTCATGTTAGACAATTTTTAGCAAAATGCATgatagataatttttccaaaattattgcGTCCATGTCACTTAGATCAGTTTATGATGCAAGCAAACCCCCACAGTTCATTTTCCTAAAGCATCTAGCATCTACCCAACCCAAAAAGCAAAGGACTCGTGTAGAGAGGGGAAAAGGGAGGAAATTTACCATAAGCATTTCCAATCAAAGTGGTGTCTTGGAATCCAATTGTAATAGCAAGGGTGAGAATCATGAGGATCCAATTTATCTCTGGGATGTAGATCTGTCCATATATATGCTTTGAGGTGTGCACTACTTTCACTCTTGGAAAGCAACCAAGGGCATGGCATTGCTTGACAATGGAAAATGTGGCAGTTATAACTGCTTGACTTCCCACAATGGCCGCGAGAGTGGCAATGACAAATACAGGCCAAAACACACGGTCTGCAGGGCAAGGACAAAAAGTAACATCAGAGGAAATGCCAAATGAAATCCATACAAAGAACTTGGACAGGCATTATGGAGAAAATAAGCTAACCAGGTATTGAGTCGTAGAAACTGTACTGAAAGGAATCAAGATTTTTGGATAGGAAAGCAGCCTGACCCATGTATTGAACTACCAAACAAGGGTATATGACACAAGCAAATGCAAGCTGCACAGTTCACCAAGAAAATACACGAGATTAATTTCATGTAAAAGGAGGATCAACCAAGTGCTATGTTGCATCAGCCGAACTTTGGGATAATTGCACAACAAGGAAAGTTTCAGCCCTTTTCCACCTAGAATCCACTATGAAGAATAGAAAACATAAATGGACTCCAACCCTTTAGGCTATTTGTTTCCAGAAGACATTGACTTTCTTCATcagatgaaaattttatttgccTTTCCCCACAAATCTATCTATTACATGAACGAACTAGAATCATCGATAATGGTTATGTGCAGCATTCCCATCATATTAGAGTTCTTCATGCATATGATCATGAAGCAAACAAATGCAACTGCAAGAAGATCTCACCCTTATTGACAAAGCAGTAAAATGACCAAGATCGGCAAACATAGCCTCAGTACCTGCCCAGAACAGattgaaattcagaaaattagcAGACAAGTAGGGAATCAGAAACAGTAATCAGCGTCCAAGCCTTTCACAATGGACCAACTAACATCTCTTGCACCACTTAAACAACAAATGTCCAGAATAAAAGTCAAACGAATAGTACATGCACTATAGCGAATAGATCATGGGAATCTGGCACCAACATACCAGTTATTGAGAGGAGGATACCACCAAGCGAAATCCAGCCATCCTTCCCAGTCTCACTGAAGAACTTGATTATGTAATATGGAGAGATGGCTTGTATGATTCTTGGATTCCAGTGTATAGTGTTATAAACGCCAATAATAAAAATGGATATCAACCAGATGATAACAATAGGAGCAAacataaaagctacccgatgAGTGCCAAAATGCTGTAATGCAAACAGGCCCACCAATATGACACATGCAATCAAGAGCAGTTCATCTGCATATAGTAAACCATCACAGTACATATGAGAATCACATTTCTAGTTCACATGGATATGGGAACAGAGATGCACATACCATCTGTTAGCTTATTCTCTGTGACTTTTAAGCCTGATACCGCTGAGAGAACTGCAGCCAAATAGATGCCATAAGAGAACAGAAGTGCCACAGTCACCTATAGAAGCTTCAATTGTCACCGCTAGCCAAATGAGACCAAGAAGGCAGTAGATTGAATGTACTCAATCCAACAACCAACTTAACATGTGGGTAAAAGCATCcgctaaatcctaatttataACAATTTAATAATAACATTCCGCGTATCTTACCTGAAATAGCTGGAGTAAGGACACCATCCCCAATTACCATGCAAGCACCAAATAATACGACGAGAAGGAGAGCTGTTCGTAGCTTTTTGTGCTTCTCTAAGAATCTTTTCAGCGGAGAAGGGGCTGCAACAGATGCTGAGGGTCCATATTTGTAGGCTGAGAGCTCCTCGTCAGCCGCTTGTTGATTGGGAAGTAAACTAAACTTTGCATGCCTACAAAGCAGTGAATAAAGAGCAAATGTCCCACCTGACATGCATCAGATCCTTTAGTGTGCTGATCATAACCATATTAGTACTCTATTGAGAAACAGTAAAATTCTTATACCTTCGCCATTATCATCAGCATTGAGCACGATGAAAATATACTTGAGCAATGGTAGCAAAGTAAGAGTCCAAAAGATCAGGGAGAAAGCACCAAATATCGCATCTTCACTACGGTGTGTCTCTAACTTATCAACAAATGTGCTAGTATAGACATAAAGAGGCGAAGTGCTCAGGTCTCCATACACAACACCGAGGCTTTGGTATGCTAATATCAAAGTCCTTGATAGGTTAACCCAACAAAGCTGCAAGGCCACATAGACAAAATTCAAGCTTCAGCCATATGTGAGACAAATGAACGATGGGAATTAGCAAAATATAGATACCCATAAATTGTACCATGGTTATCTCTTTGTACTCACAGGAAGGAAAATCCTAAGGAACCAGCAAAAAACAAAGCAGACATATACACCCACATCCGTTCACTTCATGAACAAAGTTCCATGACCAAATCAAACACACGCACGCGCTTAATATAAGCATTCAAGTAGCCAGTCAACCATGATGCATCCTCAAGTGCCTGAACTTCATAAAATGTCAACATATAGAAATTCAAAGAGAAACATTCATAAAGTCTGGCCCCGAGCTTTCACATAACATGCGGAAAGACTACAAAACAATGAATTCTACTGTAAAGTCAGGGACAGCTAACGGTTAATAACCGTGTTTAACTCAAACAGCATCCCAAGAAAACCGTAAACCCGGTGATTCGAATCAAAAACTTCAATCAGACAACCAACAAACCGTGTTTATCTAAAACCAAAAGAATAGCAAGAAACCGCACAATCAACAATCTGCATAAAAAAAACTCTGATCGGATCATTGCAGCGTACTCATCCCAACAACCTACAACATCACTACCCATCGGACACATCACACGTCGCTTATCAGAACAACAAACTTccgggggaaaaaagaaaaaaaaagaacaaactttATACACCGTATACACAGCTTAAAGAGTCACAGAAACGCAAATCGCCCAGAGCAGCTCCAAGCTCCCCGGAGCCAGAACCACACAGATTCAACGAGACAGAGCCCCGGGAACCACGAGACGAAACGAGGCCATTTCCGGCGAGAAACCAATCCGAAAATTCTCACGCGACAGCGTCATCCCCAACGAGAtcaaagcagcagcagcagcagcaagcacgacacaacacgacacgacacgacatcaCCCCATCCCCCCGTCGCCGTTCGAATTCAAAAAAGAGCACGCGAACCGCCGCCGCGAGGAACCCTAACCTGGGACGGGTTGCGGCGATTCGGGACCCCGGATTCCGGCTCCATGACCGGCGCCGCCGTGCCGGAGTtgctccctcctctctctctctctctctctctctctctatctctagaGCGAAGAAGCGAGTATCACCAGTGTGGTCCCGCTGATCCTCGAATTAAAATTCCATTTTAAATCTCTCGCGAATTCGCTGGGTCGCCGGGGCAAAACGACAACGGCCTGCCCGCGTTTCGAGGTCGGGGCCGGAGGCGCACGCGCGGGAGGCGCGCGTCGCTCCCCGTCAGCCAGATTCGGCGTCGTGTTTATCCATCGGCATCATCGGCGCTTCCGTGCGGATCCGATTCGGGTCGAGTCCGACCCGGGAATTCGCGTGGCTCGGACGGCGCGATTGGCTGCTCGGCGACTCCGGACGCGCCACGTGTCGTCCTCGCTGGAGCTTCTTGACCTTCGCGGAAGCTCCCCCCACAATGAATTTCACCTTGCATTTATGTCGGGGGTGTCGTGCCGTCCAATCTTCATGTCCCGCACCGGTCGAGTTAACACGGGTGCCAATCATTccatttttggccaaatttattttgttactCCCAAAAATAGGTCCGACGTAGATATCCATTTGAAACAAATAATGAGTAGTAAAAATTTTTGTACTTTCAATTTCTGTTCAAAAACTTGTATTGAGATAGAATTATGCAAAcctatttttggcaaaaaaacaaaatagttatCGTTCGCAATCTGAATTTTTAATGCAGGTCAACCTTAATCGAGGAAGA
This Eucalyptus grandis isolate ANBG69807.140 chromosome 7, ASM1654582v1, whole genome shotgun sequence DNA region includes the following protein-coding sequences:
- the LOC104453516 gene encoding syntaxin-22; protein product: MSFQDVQNGARPAPSRSQSPSQSVAAGIFQINTAVAGFRRLVDGIGTAKDTPDHRQKLHNARQRILQLVKDTSAKLKALSESDHDSGVNPSKKIEDAKLARDFQTTLQEFQKVQQLAAERESTYAPSGPPPSSAKPSGSDEEVASRMDQEYQPFLMGQRRQEVVLLDNEISFNEAMIDERDQGIREVEDQIGQANEIFRDLAVLVHEQGVVIDDIQSNIENSSAATKQAKVQLVKASKSTKSRASWCWWLLGIFVVAVIVFVLVLIL
- the LOC104453517 gene encoding potassium transporter 4, translated to MEPESGVPNRRNPSQLCWVNLSRTLILAYQSLGVVYGDLSTSPLYVYTSTFVDKLETHRSEDAIFGAFSLIFWTLTLLPLLKYIFIVLNADDNGEGGTFALYSLLCRHAKFSLLPNQQAADEELSAYKYGPSASVAAPSPLKRFLEKHKKLRTALLLVVLFGACMVIGDGVLTPAISVLSAVSGLKVTENKLTDDELLLIACVILVGLFALQHFGTHRVAFMFAPIVIIWLISIFIIGVYNTIHWNPRIIQAISPYYIIKFFSETGKDGWISLGGILLSITGTEAMFADLGHFTALSIRLAFACVIYPCLVVQYMGQAAFLSKNLDSFQYSFYDSIPDRVFWPVFVIATLAAIVGSQAVITATFSIVKQCHALGCFPRVKVVHTSKHIYGQIYIPEINWILMILTLAITIGFQDTTLIGNAYGLTCMTVMFITTFLMALVIVFVWQKSVVVAAVFLLFFWIIEGVYLSAAFMKVPQGGWVPIVLSCVFMIVMFVWHYGTRKKYNYDLHNKVSLKWLLGLGPSLGIVRVPGIGLIYSELATGVPAIFSHFVTNLPAFHQVLVFVCVKSVPVPYVSPEERFLIGRVCPRPYRMYRCIVRYGYKDIQRDDGDFENQLIQSIAEFIQMEAVEPQFSSSETSSLDGRMAVISTRTVQSTASLIVSEVEEFDLSIQSSKSSTLQSLRSAYESENPQVRRRQVRFQLPPNPGMDPAVRAELVDLIQAKDAGVAYIMGHSYVKARRSSSFLKKLVIDIGYSFLRKNCRGPSVALNIPHISLIEVGMIYYV